CTTTGCCGGCGAGCTCGCCGGGACCAGCACCACGACCGTATGGATCGACAGCCGGGCCACCGGCTCGAGGTCGCGGAACGGATTGTACTCGACCTTCTGGATGTGCGGCATGACCAGGTCGTGGCCGGAGCCGTATCCCAGGGCGAGGGTGTAGCCGTCCGGCTTCGCCCGCGCCACGGCGGTCGCGCCGACGACGCCGCCTCCGCCGGTCTTGTTGACGACCAGCAGCGGCTGCGGGCAATACTTCGACCACACCTTCTCCACCGCGCGCCCCAGCAGGTCCGTGGAACCGCCGGCCGCGCCCGGGACGATCACCGTCACCGGCTCCTTCGGCACCCATCCCGCCGCCTCCGCCCCTCCGGCGACAACGATCGCCCCCGCGAGCGCCAGCGCGGCGACGATCGCCATTCCGCTGCGAATTCGAATGCCCATGCCCCTTCCTCCTCTCCTTGTCCCGTGGTTGACGTGCTACCCGTTTTCCGTGAGTCCCCCGACGGCCTGCCCGGCGTCCGCGGTCTTCCTTTTCCTCCATCCGACATACAGCTGGACTGCGAGCGCGATGAAAAAGAGGGCCATCAGCGTGCCCGAGATCGGCCGTGTCAGAAATATGGACAGGTTTCCCCGTGACATCAGCAGCGACTGCCTCAGGGAGTTCTCGATCAGCGGGGCGAGGATGAAGGACATGATCATGGGCCCCGGTTCGAAGTCCAGTTTCCTCAGCAGGTATCCCAGGACGCCGAAGGCGATGAATGCGTAGATGTTGAAGGTGTCGTTGGCCAGGCTGTAGCAGCCCACCGTCGTGAACAACACGATGACGGGGCCGAGGATGCCGAAGGGAACCTTCAGCAGCTGCACCCATACGCCGACCAGCGGCAGGTTCAGGATCAGCAGGATGACGTTGCCGATGTACATGGAGGCGATGACGCCCCAGAAGATGTCGGGGTTGTTCGAGATCAGGAACGGGCCCGGCGTGACCCCCTGGATCAGCAGGGCCGCGAAGATCAGCGCCGTGGAGGCGTTGGCCGGGATGCCCAGCGTGAGGAGAGGGATGAAGGACGAGTTCGAGGCGCCGTTGTTGGCCGATTCGGGGCCGGCGACGGCGGCGATGGCCCCTTTCCCGAATTCGTCGGGATTCTTTGCGACCCGCTTCTCCACCGAGTAGGACGCCAGGGACGCGATGACGGCCCCCCCGCCGGGAATGACGCCGACGAAGAATCCGATCAGCGAGCCCCGGAAAATGGCCCACCGGGACTCCGCCCAGTCCTTCGCCGTCGGAAAGAGCTTGCCGATCTTCGTGGTCGCGTACTCGACCGCGTCCTTCCGCTCCAGCGTCAACAGGATCTCGCTGAGGCCGAACACCCCGATCGCCAGCGTGACGAAGTCGAAGCCGTTCTGCAGGGCGACGAAGCCGAACGTGAAACGTTCCTTGCCGGAAATGGGATCGAGCCCCACGTTGGCCAGGATGATCCCCGCGAACATCATGATCGTGCCCTTGATCGGAGAATGTCCCGAAAGGAAGACCGCCAGCAGGAGGCCGAACAGCATCAGGGCGAAGTATTCGGGAGCGCCGAAGCGGAGCGCGAACTCGGCCAGCGGGGGAGCGAGGAAGGTCAGGCCGACGACCCCGACCGTGCCGGCGATGAAAGACCCGATTGCGGCCACCGCGAGCGCCGCGCCGCCCCTGCCCTGCTTCGACATCTCGTAGCCGTCGATGCAGGTGACCACCGACGCGGCCTCCCCGGGCAGCCGCATCAGGATGGACGTGGTGGAGCCGCCGTACATCGCCCCGTAGAAGATCCCCGCCAAAAAGATGATGGAGGTCGCCGGGCTGCCCATCGTATGAACCATGGGCAGGAGCAGGGAGATGGTCGCCGCAGGCCCCAGCCCGGGCAGAACGCCCACCGCGGTTCCCAGCATGGAGCCGAGAAAGCAGTAGAGCAGGTTGGTGCCGCTCGAGGCGACGGAAAAACCGTTCAGCAGCCCCTGGAACGTTTCCATGGTCCCCGCCCCCTAGAAACCGACGAATCCCTTCGGCACCGATACCCGAAGCAGATAGACGAAGATCAGGTACATGAACAGGCAGGCGAGGGCGGAGACGATCATCGTCTTGACCCAGGGTTCCCGTTCGATCAGCGATTGCCACACGACGAGGAAGACCAGCGTGGATAGGGTGTAGCCGAGCCGTTCCATGGTGGCGGTGTAGACCAACATCAGGAAGACGGCGATCAGCGGGACCTTCCAGCTCCCCTTCGTCCAGAACGGGCTGGAGCCGGCTTTCCGCTTCAGGCTTCCCGCCAGCCAGAACCCGGCGACGGCAACGATGCCGGCGCCGCAGACCGCGGGGAACATCCCGGGGCCCGGCTTGCGGACGGAGCCCACCTGTAGCGTGGCGATCGTGTAGGAAACGACCGCGGCACCGAATAGAATCGCGAGGACGGCCGCCCTGCGCTCCTGGATCGTCATTGCGAACGCTCCCGGCGGTCGGTTTCCTTCAGGAACTCCGTCACGCCGATCTTGCCGGCCTCGATGTGCCTCGTGAGCGCACTCTTCACTTCCTCCAGGGACCCGGACCTGTAGGCATCGAAGATCTCCCAATGCTCCCTCTGGCCGGCCGTGTTCTTCCGGAGCCGCGTCATGTACCACTGGAAATTCTGGGCCTTGTACAGACGGGTCAGCTTTTCGTTG
This is a stretch of genomic DNA from Thermodesulfobacteriota bacterium. It encodes these proteins:
- a CDS encoding tripartite tricarboxylate transporter permease gives rise to the protein METFQGLLNGFSVASSGTNLLYCFLGSMLGTAVGVLPGLGPAATISLLLPMVHTMGSPATSIIFLAGIFYGAMYGGSTTSILMRLPGEAASVVTCIDGYEMSKQGRGGAALAVAAIGSFIAGTVGVVGLTFLAPPLAEFALRFGAPEYFALMLFGLLLAVFLSGHSPIKGTIMMFAGIILANVGLDPISGKERFTFGFVALQNGFDFVTLAIGVFGLSEILLTLERKDAVEYATTKIGKLFPTAKDWAESRWAIFRGSLIGFFVGVIPGGGAVIASLASYSVEKRVAKNPDEFGKGAIAAVAGPESANNGASNSSFIPLLTLGIPANASTALIFAALLIQGVTPGPFLISNNPDIFWGVIASMYIGNVILLILNLPLVGVWVQLLKVPFGILGPVIVLFTTVGCYSLANDTFNIYAFIAFGVLGYLLRKLDFEPGPMIMSFILAPLIENSLRQSLLMSRGNLSIFLTRPISGTLMALFFIALAVQLYVGWRKRKTADAGQAVGGLTENG
- a CDS encoding tripartite tricarboxylate transporter TctB family protein; this translates as MTIQERRAAVLAILFGAAVVSYTIATLQVGSVRKPGPGMFPAVCGAGIVAVAGFWLAGSLKRKAGSSPFWTKGSWKVPLIAVFLMLVYTATMERLGYTLSTLVFLVVWQSLIEREPWVKTMIVSALACLFMYLIFVYLLRVSVPKGFVGF